A segment of the Streptomyces diastaticus subsp. diastaticus genome:
TCCCGGAGTCGGCGGCGCGGGCGGCGCGGTCCTTGCGTGCCTTGAGGATCGCTCCGGCGCGGATAGTGTCGGGGTGCTTGGTGCGGGCGGCCTGCTGGCGCGCGGCTGCGGCGGCTTCCTGGGCGGGGCGGAAGTGGTGCTGGGGTTCGCGGCCGGCTTCGCGGAGTTGGCGCTCGGCGGCGGCGTGGATGGCGGGGTCGGTGAGCTGGGGGTGGTGGTAGGCCTGGTGGGCGGCGAGGGTCTCGCGGTAGCCGGCGGAGGCGTTCTCTCGGGTGCGGGTCGGTCCGCGCGATGTCGGAGTGGGGCGGGCCTCGACCTGGGCGGGGTCGATGGCGCGGGCGTTGGGGTTGAGGACGCGGATGGGTTCTCATCAGGGTGCCGGCAGCGTGGTTGTTGGCAGCGTTGGTGAGGGAGACCGGCCATGAGGCGGGCTTGGGTGGCGTGGGAGGGGCTGGTCGCGGTGATGTCGAGGCGGCCGGCGTCGGCGTCGAAGGAGGTGGCGGTGGTGTGGCGGGCAAGAGCGGGGGCGACGGCGGCGGCAATGTCCGGCCCCTGGTCGCAGATGGTGCCGCCGGAGGCGGGGGCGGTGTAGCCGCGTTCGGCGAGCGTGCGCTCGATGGCGGTGCCGGGGCCGAGGGGCTCGCGGCCGGTGCGGGGGGGGTGCCTCTATGTCGTTCGTCAAGGCATCCCTGCCGGATTTGGGGTGGTTCGTGATGGTGGGGTTATGCGGCGAGTTCAACGTCCTTCGGTGTCCGGGATTGGTAGAAGGTGCCGTCGCGGAGCATGGCGAACAGGACGCTGATGCGCTGGCGGGCGAGGCGGAGGAGGGCCTGGGTGTGGGTCTTGCCGCGGGCTCGCTGGCGGTCGTAGTAGGCGCGAGAGACGGGATCGGCGTTCATGCAGGCGAAGGCGGACAGGAACATCGCCCGTTTGAGTTGCCGATTGCCGCCTCGGGGTGCGTGTTCGCCGTGGATCGAGGTTCCCGACTGCTTCGTGGTGGGGGCGAGGCCGGCGTAGGAGGCCAGGTGGGCAGCGGTGGGGAAGCTGGTGCCGTCGCCGACGGTGACCAGCAGGACAGCGGCGGTCCTGACGCCGACGCCGGGCATCGACGTCAGGACCGGGGAAAGAGGGTGGGCCTCCAGCAGCGTGTTGATCTGGGCTTCCATCGCCCTGCGCTGGGTGTGGACGGCGGCGAGCGAGGCGGCCAGGGAGGGCACGACGATATCGAGGGTGCCGGTGCCCGGGACGACGACGGTCTGTTCGTCGAGGGCCTCGAAGATGTCGTCGATCAGCCGCTGGGCCATGCGCGGCGCCTTGGGCCGGATCAGTTCGACGAGTCTGCGGCGGCCGGCTTTGCGCAGGGCGGCCGGGGAGCCGTGACGCTCCAGGAGCCAGGTGACGGCCTGGTGGTCGAGGCGCGGGCCCAGAACACGTTCCAGGCTGGGATGGAACTGAGTGAGCAGGCCGCGTATCCGGTTGCTGGTGCGGGTGGCCTCGGCCGCGAGGTCCTGGTCGAAGCCGACGAGCACGGTCAGCTCGGCGGTGATCTCATCGGTAAGGTCCAGGGAACGCAGGGCGTGCGGCATCGTCCGGGCCGCGTCCGCGATCACCGCCGCGTCCTTGGCGTCGGTCTTGGCCTCGCCCGGGTAGAGGTCGGCGATCCGCCGCATGGCGAGTCCGGGCAGGTAGGCGACCTGGCAGCCCGCGTCCCGGGCCACGGTCAGCGGGAGGGCGCCGATCGAGGCGGGCTGGTCCACGATCACCAACACGGTGCCGAACTTCGCGGTCAGCTTGTCGAGAACGGCCCGCAGTTTCGGTTCGCTGTTGGGCAGCGGCTTGTCGAAGACCTTCTTCCCGGCCGGGGTGAGCCCGTGGCCGTGATGGTTGCTCTTGCCGACGTCCAGGCCGAGGAACACGCCCACGCCTTCGATCTCGAACATCGCGCCCTTCCCAGGGGTGTTGACGGTGCCGGCCTCGGCTCGGGTGTCGTGCTCGCGCATCCACGTTATGCAGACCTGCCGCCCGCGAACCGCCCGGCATTGCACCGGACCGGACGGTGGCCGGACCTCTGATCAGCGTCTCCGACGAACACCCCCGGGCCCGGTGACACCACCCCCCAGGTCATTCCTTCGACAGGGGGACACAGTCATGCCGGGCCCAGAGGCCAGCGGCCCCGTTGCGGAGCCGCAGAAAACATAACGGGGGATGCTCGTGAAGCGGCGGGGGGCGGCGCTGGACGGCAGCTTCGGCGCCTTGGCGCTTGGCGGCGGCGCGGGCGGCGTTGAGGGCGACGCGGGCGAGGTCGACGCCGGTGGGCTCCGAGAGGTCGGTGTACGACGTGCCGTCGTAGGTGTTCTCGATCCGGTGATCCAGTACCGGTCCCACAGTCTGTGCGGCGAACGCACGGCCCGCCGGGACGGTGATCGCGGCGGCCAGGGAGCCGGTCGACGGCCAGTGCGGCTCGTCTTCGTATTGTGTCTGTCCCTCTCCATAGTGGCGCGGGCCGCTTCGACGTGCGCCGGGGCCCGGCCGGCGGTGGCCGGGCCCCGGTGGTTCAGGGTTGTGGAACGAGGTTCCACGTCTGGATCGCGGTGGAACCGGCCGGCTGCTGGGAGATCAGC
Coding sequences within it:
- a CDS encoding IS110 family transposase, translating into MFEIEGVGVFLGLDVGKSNHHGHGLTPAGKKVFDKPLPNSEPKLRAVLDKLTAKFGTVLVIVDQPASIGALPLTVARDAGCQVAYLPGLAMRRIADLYPGEAKTDAKDAAVIADAARTMPHALRSLDLTDEITAELTVLVGFDQDLAAEATRTSNRIRGLLTQFHPSLERVLGPRLDHQAVTWLLERHGSPAALRKAGRRRLVELIRPKAPRMAQRLIDDIFEALDEQTVVVPGTGTLDIVVPSLAASLAAVHTQRRAMEAQINTLLEAHPLSPVLTSMPGVGVRTAAVLLVTVGDGTSFPTAAHLASYAGLAPTTKQSGTSIHGEHAPRGGNRQLKRAMFLSAFACMNADPVSRAYYDRQRARGKTHTQALLRLARQRISVLFAMLRDGTFYQSRTPKDVELAA